AAGTTACAGGTTGTTTTGACATTCCTCCATAAGTGAGCATCAAAGCGTTATTCTCCAACTTACGAGCTATTGAAGCACTGGATTTACCTCCAACAGAATTCAAGGCAAGCCTCACCCTTGCATTTTCACCCAAAACCTTGGCCAATACTTCTTTGGCAAACGTCTTGTCATTGTTTTGTGATTCAGAAATGACCTTCGTAGCACCGTACTTATCCTCCAAAACTTTAGCTACCTCATCAAAGTTATTACGGTCACGAATAACACTTAATGTCTTAATCCCTTTAGCTTTAGCTACTTGCGAGACTATTTTTGAAACGCTAGATGTACCTGCATTTTGGATAATCCATTCATTACCGCCATTATTCCAGCTAATATAGTCCGAAACTAATTGGAAACCGGTGCAACCATTAACAGATACAGTTGCTGCAGAGAACAGATCTAAGTCATTCACTTTGATCAATTCAGAACTGTTAGAGAAAACTCTGTAATTGGACCAGGTCCCTTGGTTTGCCTGTAATGGGATAACTCGGTCACCCAATTTCAGATTGCCCTTGGAACTGCCTGAAGGTAAAGAAACAACCTCAAAGACACCCTCATTGCCGGCGATAGCAGCTGGCTCGTCTGTAGAATAATCATATGTCTTTTCCGGACGAGACGGGTATACACCTTGCAACTGATTGATATCCGAAGGATTTATGGGAAAAGCCAAAGTTTTCAACACAAT
The nucleotide sequence above comes from Saccharomyces paradoxus chromosome II, complete sequence. Encoded proteins:
- the ETR1 gene encoding enoyl-[acyl-carrier-protein] reductase (2-enoyl thioester reductase~similar to YBR026C); this translates as MLPTLKRFMSSSAHQIPKQFKSVIYSTHEVEDCAKVLSVKNYTPKQDLSQSIVLKTLAFPINPSDINQLQGVYPSRPEKTYDYSTDEPAAIAGNEGVFEVVSLPSGSSKGNLKLGDRVIPLQANQGTWSNYRVFSNSSELIKVNDLDLFSAATVSVNGCTGFQLVSDYISWNNGGNEWIIQNAGTSSVSKIVSQVAKAKGIKTLSVIRDRNNFDEVAKVLEDKYGATKVISESQNNDKTFAKEVLAKVLGENARVRLALNSVGGKSSASIARKLENNALMLTYGGMSKQPVTLPTSLHIFKGLTSKGYWVTEKNKKNPQSKIDTISDFIKMYNDGHIISPRDEIETLIWNTNTTTDEQLLELVKKGITEKGKKKMVVLEW